In a single window of the Candidatus Rokuibacteriota bacterium genome:
- the metG gene encoding methionine--tRNA ligase: MADRTFYLTTPIYYVNARPHLGHACTTIMADAMCRYRRLRGEDVYLLTGTDEHGDKIVRASDSAGVTPAVFTDQISSAFRETWDRLGIKYDDFIRTTEQRHQKVVQQILQKLHDAGEIYFGEYGGWYCYGCERFYTEKEIVEGKCPDHQTPLDFIKEKNYFFKMSKYQAQLIKHLEENPDFIQPERYRNEVLGFLREPLQDLSISRPKTRLKWGIPLPFDDQYVTYVWFDALINYVSALGYPDGKLYRKFWEDGHAEHLIGKDILKPHGVYWPAMLWAAKIPLFKRLHVHGYWSVGGGKMSKSVGNVVEAFQLTDKYGHDAFRYFLLREMNFGLDASFSEEALVGRLNADLANDFGNLASRATTLLSRFGAITEAGGQPTPEDQQIHVLAAQARSVVDREMSDFAFQKALGGIWEFIGALNRYVDTAAPWELAKDPAKRPRLERVLCTLADALQFLGIILDPFVPDAAAKIRGALGYTKPPRLEDAVVGRLTSVPAVQKMAALFPRIEAKVSKEAKSAAAAASVGPVKIPIDDFMKVELRVAEVLAAERVPKSKKLLKLTVKVGEETRTVVAGIAEQYEPEPLVGRKVVIVANLQPATLMGVESNGMVLAASHEGTVSLLTLDKDVPPGSKVK; encoded by the coding sequence CCGGCGTCTGCGGGGCGAAGATGTGTACCTTCTAACCGGCACGGACGAGCATGGAGACAAGATTGTTCGGGCGTCTGATTCAGCCGGTGTGACGCCGGCAGTCTTTACTGATCAGATCTCATCGGCGTTCCGCGAGACTTGGGATCGCCTTGGCATCAAATATGACGACTTCATTCGTACCACGGAACAGCGCCACCAAAAGGTCGTCCAGCAGATCCTGCAGAAGCTCCACGACGCGGGCGAGATCTACTTTGGTGAGTACGGTGGCTGGTACTGTTATGGCTGCGAACGGTTCTACACTGAGAAAGAGATCGTCGAGGGCAAGTGTCCGGATCACCAGACTCCGCTCGACTTCATCAAAGAGAAGAACTACTTCTTCAAGATGTCGAAGTACCAAGCCCAGTTGATCAAGCATCTCGAAGAGAACCCAGACTTCATTCAGCCGGAGCGCTATCGCAACGAAGTGCTGGGTTTCCTACGCGAGCCGCTTCAGGATCTTTCGATCAGCCGACCCAAGACACGGCTTAAGTGGGGTATTCCGTTGCCTTTCGACGACCAGTACGTGACCTACGTCTGGTTCGACGCGCTGATCAACTATGTGTCGGCGTTGGGCTACCCAGACGGCAAGCTGTACAGAAAATTTTGGGAGGACGGGCACGCAGAGCACTTGATCGGCAAGGACATCCTCAAGCCTCACGGTGTCTACTGGCCAGCCATGCTATGGGCCGCTAAAATACCTCTTTTCAAACGGCTCCATGTCCACGGCTATTGGTCTGTCGGTGGCGGGAAGATGTCGAAGTCCGTCGGTAACGTCGTCGAGGCCTTCCAGCTCACTGACAAGTACGGCCACGACGCCTTCCGCTACTTCCTCCTGCGCGAGATGAACTTCGGGCTCGACGCCTCCTTCAGCGAGGAGGCGCTGGTCGGCCGTCTCAACGCCGACCTCGCCAACGACTTCGGCAACCTGGCAAGCCGCGCCACGACTCTGTTGTCGAGGTTCGGGGCCATCACGGAGGCCGGCGGGCAGCCGACTCCCGAGGACCAGCAGATCCATGTGCTCGCGGCCCAGGCCCGGAGCGTCGTCGACCGCGAGATGTCGGATTTTGCGTTCCAGAAGGCGCTCGGCGGGATCTGGGAGTTCATCGGCGCTCTCAACCGCTACGTGGATACGGCCGCGCCCTGGGAGCTCGCCAAGGACCCCGCGAAGCGGCCGAGACTCGAGAGGGTTCTCTGCACGTTGGCCGACGCGCTTCAGTTTCTCGGCATCATCCTCGATCCGTTCGTGCCTGACGCGGCGGCCAAGATACGCGGCGCGCTCGGCTACACGAAGCCGCCGAGGCTCGAGGATGCCGTCGTGGGGCGGCTCACGAGCGTACCAGCCGTCCAGAAGATGGCTGCCCTCTTCCCGAGAATCGAGGCCAAGGTGAGCAAAGAAGCCAAATCGGCGGCGGCGGCCGCCTCGGTAGGCCCCGTCAAGATCCCCATCGACGACTTCATGAAGGTCGAGCTCCGCGTGGCGGAGGTGCTTGCCGCCGAGCGCGTGCCGAAGTCGAAAAAGCTCCTCAAGCTCACGGTCAAGGTCGGCGAGGAAACGCGCACCGTCGTGGCCGGCATCGCGGAGCAGTACGAGCCCGAGCCGCTCGTCGGCCGCAAGGTCGTCATCGTCGCCAATCTCCAGCCCGCCACGCTCATGGGCGTCGAGTCCAACGGCATGGTGCTGGCCGCCTCGCACGAGGGCACCGTGTCGCTTCTCACGCTCGACAAGGACGTGCCCCCGGGCTCCAAGGTCAAGTAG
- a CDS encoding YciC family protein — translation MRRDIIKETFRLLARHFDLFTLIALTVWLPGHLVINYIDFFATSKGVADAGARGFRVGLMVEGVFGPLVVAATLSALARITRGEPASYVQAMRHGFASWPRLFIARLVASAVILAGLIALVVPGVLALVRLSFVDALVVLDGAPLGAALRASNALTVGRRLAIFWTGGFLFVAVFSVAMTLSALAGAADHFVVQVLVDCVIAVTQTVFTIALFLFYREARHAAATAIPNAPAD, via the coding sequence GTGCGCCGGGATATCATCAAGGAGACGTTCCGGCTCCTCGCCCGGCACTTCGACCTGTTCACGCTCATCGCGCTGACCGTGTGGCTGCCGGGCCACCTGGTCATCAACTACATCGATTTCTTCGCGACCTCGAAGGGCGTGGCCGATGCCGGCGCGCGGGGCTTCCGGGTCGGCCTGATGGTGGAAGGCGTCTTCGGCCCGCTGGTGGTGGCTGCCACGCTGAGTGCATTGGCGCGCATCACGCGCGGCGAGCCCGCCAGCTATGTCCAGGCCATGCGGCACGGCTTCGCCAGCTGGCCGCGGCTCTTCATCGCCCGGCTCGTCGCGAGCGCGGTCATCCTGGCAGGGCTGATCGCGCTCGTCGTGCCCGGCGTGCTCGCCCTGGTCCGGCTCTCGTTCGTGGACGCGCTCGTGGTCCTCGATGGAGCGCCGCTCGGCGCCGCGCTCCGCGCCAGCAACGCGCTCACCGTCGGCCGCCGCCTTGCCATCTTCTGGACGGGCGGCTTCCTCTTCGTGGCCGTCTTCTCCGTCGCGATGACGCTCTCGGCGCTGGCGGGCGCGGCCGACCACTTCGTCGTCCAGGTGCTGGTCGACTGCGTGATCGCGGTGACGCAGACCGTGTTCACCATCGCGCTCTTCCTCTTCTACCGCGAAGCCAGGCATGCCGCCGCGACCGCAATCCCCAACGCTCCCGCCGACTGA
- a CDS encoding DUF5924 family protein has translation MPPRPQSPTLPPTDAPAALRTRLDWLKRWGISVFSLGLGFATLFVFKRGLPHVGWIVGYLLLLVLLVAAVTELRQPLERRGRRRILSAADYAIQSLYHGLLLFVLPAYYASATLDSLNALFLAGVVAGALVTAVDPWYAVVVHPRRWLNQALLAFSIFAALNVALPLLGIRPILAVEGAAALTAVAMMPVFRERGALTWRQAYARSTVLAVVAMAAVWVGRAAVPPAPLFVAMATAARSVTLLEPVEPVDSPIPASTVAGWGGVAAYTAVYAPAGLRQPIEHVWWKDGQLIGRVPLSPLRGGRKEGFRTYSRKTDLKPPYEGRYRVDVVTASGQLIGRLRFTVTP, from the coding sequence ATGCCGCCGCGACCGCAATCCCCAACGCTCCCGCCGACTGACGCGCCGGCCGCGCTGCGGACGCGGCTCGACTGGCTCAAGCGCTGGGGAATCTCCGTCTTCTCGCTCGGCCTGGGATTTGCGACGCTCTTCGTCTTTAAGCGCGGGCTGCCTCACGTGGGGTGGATCGTCGGCTACCTCCTCCTGCTCGTCCTGCTCGTGGCCGCGGTCACCGAGCTTCGCCAGCCGCTCGAGCGCCGCGGCCGGCGTCGCATCCTCAGCGCCGCGGACTACGCCATTCAGTCCCTCTACCACGGGCTCCTGCTCTTCGTGCTCCCCGCCTACTACGCGAGCGCGACGCTCGACTCGCTGAACGCGCTGTTTCTCGCCGGCGTCGTGGCGGGGGCCCTCGTGACAGCGGTTGATCCCTGGTACGCGGTCGTCGTCCACCCTCGCCGGTGGCTCAACCAGGCGCTGCTGGCCTTCTCCATCTTCGCCGCGCTCAACGTGGCGCTGCCCTTGCTCGGCATCCGGCCCATCCTGGCCGTCGAGGGTGCGGCGGCGCTGACGGCGGTGGCGATGATGCCGGTGTTTCGCGAGCGGGGGGCGCTGACGTGGCGGCAGGCGTACGCGCGCTCGACCGTGCTCGCCGTGGTGGCCATGGCGGCTGTCTGGGTTGGGCGCGCGGCCGTGCCGCCGGCGCCGCTCTTCGTCGCGATGGCGACAGCCGCGCGCAGCGTCACCCTGCTCGAGCCTGTCGAGCCGGTGGACAGCCCGATCCCGGCGTCGACCGTCGCCGGCTGGGGAGGCGTCGCGGCCTACACCGCCGTGTACGCGCCGGCCGGACTGCGGCAGCCCATCGAGCATGTCTGGTGGAAGGACGGGCAGCTCATCGGGCGTGTGCCGCTCTCGCCGCTGCGCGGCGGGCGCAAGGAGGGCTTCAGGACCTACTCGCGGAAGACCGAT